The Nitrospirota bacterium genome includes a window with the following:
- a CDS encoding prepilin-type N-terminal cleavage/methylation domain-containing protein codes for MSGKRSNSGFTLMEVLIATAILGIIMVTIYGSFVQTRRVIGRTESAVEGLRGVRAAFSRITSDIGMAFLSAANDNTFFVGTDDYEASYPSDQIEFTSFSHIRRSSDARESDQMEVGYFLRKDYEGASVLMKREKNRIDPNPTFGGRTYELCEEIAGLDFRYLDEGVWFESWDSRVTKKLPEAVEITLITKDGNGIEKSFRTIMEIPLSGISAQK; via the coding sequence ATGTCAGGGAAAAGAAGTAACAGCGGTTTTACATTGATGGAAGTGCTGATAGCCACCGCTATTCTTGGCATCATCATGGTTACTATATATGGAAGTTTTGTGCAGACCCGGCGTGTCATAGGACGAACTGAATCTGCTGTTGAAGGACTTCGGGGCGTACGTGCGGCATTCAGCAGGATAACCAGTGACATTGGCATGGCATTCCTGTCAGCCGCAAATGACAACACATTTTTTGTGGGGACAGATGATTATGAGGCCAGCTATCCGAGCGACCAGATTGAATTCACATCTTTTTCACACATACGGCGCAGCAGTGATGCAAGGGAATCTGATCAGATGGAGGTGGGATATTTTCTGAGAAAGGACTATGAGGGCGCCTCTGTCCTGATGAAAAGGGAGAAGAACCGCATAGATCCCAACCCCACTTTCGGGGGAAGGACATATGAGTTGTGCGAAGAGATTGCCGGGCTTGATTTCAGGTATCTCGATGAAGGGGTATGGTTTGAGAGCTGGGACTCAAGAGTCACAAAGAAATTGCCGGAGGCTGTAGAGATCACACTGATCACCAAAGACGGAAATGGCATCGAGAAGTCATTCAGAACCATCATGGAGATACCGCTGAGTGGAATATCAGCTCAGAAATAA
- the gspK gene encoding type II secretion system minor pseudopilin GspK → MEYQLRNNKGIALVITLLVLTLLIVLILEFSSGMRIEARAAANFRDDIKAYYLAKSGVTFAIAVLEEDLKENPNVDNLNETWAQKLPPIPLGDGFVSVEIEDESSKINVNKLAGDSGDKWHELMNNFLDRLELKEDITEAISDWIDANNNDRPGGGAESSYYESLEDPYEAKNNLPDSLQELRLIKDADNEAFDKMKNFVTVVPSDGKINVNTAKKEVLRSVFALSHLLSDSTVDDVINSRMENPFEDVNDLGFGTNGRGLMSDEALGHIRQFITLKSSFFSITSTGEVNNIRKKINAIVKRDNKKTDIIYWRVE, encoded by the coding sequence GTGGAATATCAGCTCAGAAATAACAAGGGCATTGCCCTCGTCATAACGCTCCTTGTACTGACACTCCTTATAGTGCTGATCCTGGAGTTTAGTTCAGGCATGCGTATTGAAGCGCGTGCAGCCGCAAACTTCAGAGATGATATTAAGGCATATTATCTGGCGAAGTCAGGTGTAACTTTTGCAATTGCGGTGCTTGAGGAGGATCTGAAGGAAAATCCAAACGTTGATAACCTCAATGAAACATGGGCACAGAAGCTGCCGCCCATCCCGCTTGGGGATGGTTTTGTTTCGGTTGAAATTGAAGATGAAAGCAGTAAGATCAACGTAAATAAATTAGCCGGTGATTCGGGTGATAAATGGCACGAATTGATGAATAATTTTCTTGATCGCCTCGAATTAAAAGAGGATATAACTGAAGCCATATCCGACTGGATTGATGCAAATAATAATGACCGGCCTGGCGGAGGCGCAGAAAGCAGTTATTATGAAAGCCTCGAAGACCCTTACGAGGCAAAAAACAACCTGCCTGACTCATTGCAGGAATTAAGATTGATAAAGGATGCAGATAATGAGGCATTCGATAAAATGAAAAACTTCGTAACAGTCGTACCATCTGACGGAAAGATAAATGTCAATACTGCGAAGAAAGAGGTGCTGAGGTCAGTGTTTGCACTGTCTCACCTGCTTTCAGACAGCACAGTTGATGATGTAATAAATTCAAGGATGGAAAATCCCTTTGAGGACGTAAATGATCTGGGCTTCGGGACAAACGGGAGAGGTCTGATGAGCGATGAGGCGCTTGGCCACATAAGACAATTCATAACATTAAAGAGCAGCTTTTTTTCCATTACATCAACCGGAGAGGTCAACAATATCAGAAAAAAGATAAATGCCATAGTAAAAAGGGATAATAAAAAAACTGATATTATCTACTGGAGGGTTGAATGA
- a CDS encoding carboxypeptidase regulatory-like domain-containing protein — MIKLRWSLTALLSLLLFAGFAAPVAPYTISGVIKDTHDMPVSDAEIGIFDGFTIQRIRSDDKGAYSISRLPVSDGLYAVLFFTRDGFVPSIINVKKNRLDSREYPVTMKRAESEKSGYIAGVVYQPVKGGKIRYQSGINRFGQERSIWLEGDGIAAESRTNKDGQFILEVPAGRYVLRAEGAGEKQVVEAVAGKTVIRNIRSGIVLID, encoded by the coding sequence ATGATTAAACTGCGATGGAGTCTGACAGCGCTGCTGAGCCTGCTGTTATTTGCAGGATTCGCGGCGCCCGTAGCACCGTATACTATTTCAGGGGTAATTAAAGATACACATGATATGCCGGTCAGCGATGCAGAAATCGGCATATTTGACGGCTTTACCATCCAGCGGATCAGGAGTGACGATAAAGGGGCGTATAGTATATCACGATTGCCGGTCTCTGACGGACTCTATGCAGTACTCTTCTTCACCAGGGACGGTTTTGTACCGTCAATTATTAATGTCAAAAAGAACAGGCTTGATAGCAGGGAGTATCCGGTCACTATGAAAAGGGCTGAGTCAGAGAAGAGTGGCTATATCGCAGGTGTCGTATATCAACCTGTAAAGGGAGGCAAGATAAGATATCAAAGCGGGATTAACCGCTTCGGCCAGGAAAGAAGCATTTGGCTGGAAGGAGACGGGATAGCGGCAGAATCAAGGACTAATAAGGACGGTCAATTTATCCTTGAGGTCCCTGCAGGAAGATATGTGCTTCGTGCAGAAGGCGCGGGGGAGAAACAGGTTGTTGAGGCTGTAGCTGGAAAGACAGTCATAAGGAACATAAGGTCAGGGATCGTCCTGATTGATTGA
- the pilM gene encoding pilus assembly protein PilM — translation MSRKILGLDIGSHSIKAVLLREGFGRIEPVTYIDKNLANGDVRGLIRSIFQEGNLNPDMVVSSVPGNTVSVHYLQLPFSDESKISRVIPNEIENLTPFHLDEMVIDQIILSKGNGASPGNGTSVCVALMKKQTLQDHIDTLKDASVDAKIIELESLALYHAFMQWYRTEDTVALLDIGAERSNLCIVSKGKPALVRTFLRGGNNVTAAIKDACGGSTEEAEGRKLGSEVSLSRVVSGEDSGNNGSQSSVGTGTNSVPDLSSAIMGGLAPLVTELIQSLHAYEINSDETVSKLYISGGGARLRNLDKFLSLELHMDVERFSIPGDFIQRLQADEDAGLSLSTGIGLALCGTRRKHTSGINFKKGEHVSRKESAVNTGRIIYIIAAVIAVTILGLADFYLNFRYREARYNEIRAEMRRVFTETFPEARNIVDENQQFRSSVDELRKKVEALGGGTKGVITSLDILNTLSEKVPKDLQVNVDDIMIDKSKVRIQGETDSFESVEKIKKEFESVSFFKKVDVSDAKLSADQQKVKFRIIADM, via the coding sequence ATGTCCCGTAAAATCTTAGGGTTAGACATAGGCAGTCACTCAATAAAGGCCGTGCTTCTCAGGGAAGGATTCGGCAGGATTGAGCCTGTCACGTATATTGATAAAAACCTCGCTAACGGAGATGTCCGCGGTCTTATCCGGTCAATCTTTCAGGAAGGCAACCTCAATCCTGACATGGTTGTAAGCTCTGTGCCGGGCAATACCGTCTCTGTACACTATCTTCAGCTCCCGTTCTCTGATGAATCAAAAATCAGCAGGGTCATACCAAACGAAATTGAAAATCTGACCCCCTTCCACCTTGATGAAATGGTCATAGACCAGATAATCCTGTCAAAAGGGAATGGCGCCAGTCCCGGCAACGGGACATCTGTATGCGTAGCGCTTATGAAGAAGCAAACCCTGCAGGACCATATTGATACATTGAAAGATGCATCTGTTGATGCAAAGATAATAGAGCTGGAATCTCTTGCCCTGTATCACGCATTCATGCAGTGGTACAGGACGGAAGATACCGTGGCACTGCTTGATATAGGCGCTGAACGAAGCAATCTGTGCATAGTTTCTAAAGGCAAGCCCGCGCTTGTAAGGACATTCCTGAGGGGCGGAAATAATGTCACTGCAGCGATAAAGGATGCGTGCGGAGGCAGTACTGAGGAGGCTGAGGGCAGGAAGCTTGGTTCAGAAGTATCACTGTCGAGGGTCGTTTCAGGGGAAGATTCCGGAAATAATGGTTCGCAGTCATCTGTGGGAACAGGGACTAATTCTGTCCCTGACCTCTCTTCAGCCATCATGGGCGGGCTGGCGCCGCTTGTCACTGAACTGATACAGAGTCTTCATGCCTATGAAATCAATAGCGATGAGACGGTATCAAAACTTTATATATCAGGCGGAGGGGCGCGGCTTCGCAATCTGGACAAGTTCCTTTCTCTGGAACTCCACATGGATGTGGAAAGATTCAGCATACCAGGAGATTTTATTCAGAGGCTTCAGGCAGATGAGGACGCTGGTTTGTCCCTGTCCACAGGCATTGGGCTGGCCCTGTGCGGCACCCGCAGGAAGCACACTTCCGGCATCAATTTCAAAAAGGGTGAACATGTCAGTAGAAAAGAGTCCGCCGTAAATACAGGACGCATCATCTACATTATAGCTGCAGTTATAGCAGTAACAATCCTCGGCCTTGCCGATTTCTACTTAAACTTCCGTTACAGGGAGGCAAGATATAACGAAATTCGCGCTGAGATGCGAAGGGTGTTCACAGAGACATTCCCGGAAGCGAGGAACATAGTGGATGAGAACCAGCAATTCAGAAGTTCTGTTGATGAATTGAGAAAGAAGGTTGAAGCCCTTGGGGGCGGCACAAAAGGCGTAATTACCTCCCTTGACATCCTCAATACATTATCTGAGAAGGTGCCCAAAGATCTGCAGGTCAATGTTGACGATATTATGATTGACAAGAGCAAGGTCAGGATCCAGGG